DNA sequence from the bacterium genome:
TTGTGCCGGGAGGTAGCATCATGAAGTATGTGGACGAGCTTCAGCTGGCGGAATTGCACCAGGACGTAGAGCAGCATCTCAGACCCGATCTTTCCTACTTTGAGACCTACTACCCCAAGCTCAGCCGCTGTCCGGAGATTCAGAAGATTTACAGCCTCATCGACAAGATCGCCCGTAGCAATGCTACGGTGCTGATCCAGGGCGAGACGGGTACCGGCAAGGAGCTGATAGCGGGCGCGATCCAGGCGCAGAGCCTGCGCAGCCGCGAGCCCTACGTAACGGTGAACTGCGCCGCCTTGCCGGAGCACTTGCTCGAGAGCGAGCTCTTCGGTCATGAACGCGGGGCCTTTACCGGCGCCGTGTCGAGCCATGCCGGCAAGTTCGAGCAGGCCGACGGCGGCACCCTTTTTCTCGACGAAATCGGCGACATGCATCCCTCGACTCAGGCGAAGATCCTGCGGGTTTTGCAGGAGCAGGCCTTCATCCGGGTGGGGGGAGAGCGTACGATCCACGTCGATGTGCGCATCATCGCCGCCACCAACAAGGATCTCTGGGAGGAGATGGAGTCAGGGCGCTTCCGCACTGATCTCTATTACCGTCTCAATGTCGTGACCATGCACGTGCCGCCCCTGCGCGAGCGGAGCGAGGATATTCTCATCCTCGCCGATTACTTCCGGCGTAAATTCGCAGCCGAGATCAAAAAGTCGGTGGGGGATTTTGACGACGAGACGCGGCTGCTGCTGGCCAACCACTCCTGGCCGGGCAATATCCGCGAGCTGCGTAACCTGGTCGAGCGCGCGGTGCTGGTCGTCAATCCCGCACATATGATCACCGCCAAAGACCTGGCCCTGACCGGCAAGGATTATTTTGCCGCCGGCGGGCGCGACCGCCGGCGCGACGAACGCCGTGGTCCCAGCCTGCACACCCTCAATCTTGAG
Encoded proteins:
- a CDS encoding sigma-54 dependent transcriptional regulator, with protein sequence MKYVDELQLAELHQDVEQHLRPDLSYFETYYPKLSRCPEIQKIYSLIDKIARSNATVLIQGETGTGKELIAGAIQAQSLRSREPYVTVNCAALPEHLLESELFGHERGAFTGAVSSHAGKFEQADGGTLFLDEIGDMHPSTQAKILRVLQEQAFIRVGGERTIHVDVRIIAATNKDLWEEMESGRFRTDLYYRLNVVTMHVPPLRERSEDILILADYFRRKFAAEIKKSVGDFDDETRLLLANHSWPGNIRELRNLVERAVLVVNPAHMITAKDLALTGKDYFAAGGRDRRRDERRGPSLHTLNLEELEKTAITIALQRSKWVQKEAAVLLGISPRALNYKIAQHKISHASWRKNSEK